A single window of Pseudomonas lijiangensis DNA harbors:
- a CDS encoding MFS transporter, which translates to MTDVAPQSAGQLPYWRLSGFYIFYFALLGSAAPFLSLYFHHLGFSSARIGELVAIPMLTRCIAPNLWGWLGDHTGQRLLIVRLGALCTLLAFSLILVDKSYAWLAMVMVLYSFFWHAILPQFEVITLAHLRDQPSRYSQIRVWGSIGFILAVVALGEVFERFSLDLFPQMLLIIMAGIALSSWWVPNAQPQVSAQPLDAGGFLRQLTRPSVLVFYVCVALMQLSHGPYYTFLTLHLEQLGYSRGVIGMLWAVGVVAEVLMFMGMSRILQRFSVRQVLMASFLLASLRWLLLGSFADHLLALLVIQLMHAATFGSFHASAIHFVQRSFGSRQQGQGQALYAALSGVGGALGALYSGYSWNALGPFWTFAIASLAALAAAVMIATPKKEEGA; encoded by the coding sequence ATGACTGACGTGGCGCCACAGTCTGCCGGGCAGCTTCCTTATTGGCGGCTGTCGGGGTTCTACATTTTCTACTTTGCCTTGCTGGGCTCGGCGGCTCCCTTTCTGTCGCTGTATTTCCACCATCTGGGGTTTTCCAGTGCGCGGATTGGCGAACTGGTCGCCATCCCGATGCTGACGCGCTGCATCGCTCCCAATCTGTGGGGCTGGCTGGGTGATCATACGGGCCAGCGGCTGTTGATCGTGCGCCTGGGTGCGCTCTGCACATTGCTGGCGTTCTCGCTGATTCTGGTCGACAAGAGCTACGCCTGGCTGGCCATGGTCATGGTGCTGTACTCCTTCTTCTGGCATGCCATCCTGCCGCAGTTTGAAGTCATTACCCTGGCGCATCTGCGCGATCAGCCTTCGCGCTACAGCCAGATAAGGGTCTGGGGTTCGATCGGTTTCATTCTGGCAGTGGTCGCGCTTGGGGAGGTGTTCGAGCGTTTCAGCCTGGACCTGTTTCCCCAGATGTTGCTGATCATCATGGCCGGTATCGCGCTCAGCAGCTGGTGGGTGCCCAATGCGCAGCCGCAGGTTTCGGCGCAACCACTGGATGCGGGCGGTTTTCTCAGGCAGCTGACCCGTCCCAGTGTGCTGGTCTTTTATGTCTGTGTCGCCTTGATGCAGCTCAGCCATGGGCCGTATTACACCTTCCTGACCTTGCATCTGGAGCAACTGGGTTACAGTCGCGGTGTGATCGGCATGCTCTGGGCCGTCGGGGTCGTGGCCGAGGTCCTGATGTTCATGGGCATGAGCCGGATACTGCAGCGTTTTTCAGTGCGTCAGGTCTTGATGGCGAGCTTTCTGCTGGCTTCGCTGCGCTGGTTGCTGCTGGGTAGTTTTGCCGATCATCTGCTGGCGCTGCTGGTTATCCAGCTCATGCATGCAGCAACTTTTGGCAGTTTTCACGCGTCTGCCATCCATTTCGTGCAACGTAGCTTCGGCTCGCGCCAGCAAGGTCAGGGGCAGGCGTTGTATGCCGCCTTGTCCGGAGTGGGCGGCGCGCTGGGAGCGTTGTACTCCGGTTACAGCTGGAATGCGCTCGGGCCGTTCTGGACATTTGCCATCGCCAGCCTTGCGGCATTGGCGGCAGCCGTCATGATTGCGACACCAAAGAAAGAGGAGGGTGCATGA
- a CDS encoding methylthioribulose 1-phosphate dehydratase produces MTREQLSLEIIEAGRFLYGRGWSPATSSNYSVRLSATEALLTVSGKHKGQLGIDDVLATDLAGNSLEPGKKPSAETLLHTQLYSCKPEVGAVLHTHSVNATVLSRLTEADHLVFEDYELQKAFAGVVTHESRVVVPIFDNDQDIARLASKVQPWLDAHPDCAGYLIRGHGLYTWGAKMNDALRQIEAFEFLFECELKTRAVLNR; encoded by the coding sequence ATGACCCGCGAACAACTCAGCCTGGAAATCATCGAAGCCGGGCGTTTCCTGTATGGACGCGGCTGGTCGCCAGCCACCAGTAGCAACTACTCCGTGCGCCTGTCCGCCACTGAAGCGCTGTTGACGGTATCCGGCAAGCACAAGGGCCAACTGGGCATCGACGACGTACTGGCTACCGACCTGGCCGGCAACAGCCTTGAGCCTGGCAAGAAGCCTTCCGCCGAAACCCTGCTGCACACCCAGCTTTACAGCTGCAAGCCTGAAGTGGGCGCCGTGCTGCATACCCATTCGGTCAATGCCACCGTTCTGTCGCGGCTGACAGAGGCTGATCATCTGGTGTTCGAGGATTACGAACTGCAGAAGGCCTTTGCCGGTGTGGTCACCCATGAATCCCGGGTTGTGGTGCCGATCTTCGATAACGATCAGGATATTGCCCGTCTGGCCTCAAAGGTGCAGCCTTGGCTGGACGCTCATCCCGATTGTGCCGGTTACCTGATTCGCGGGCACGGCCTGTATACCTGGGGAGCGAAGATGAATGATGCGCTGCGGCAGATCGAAGCCTTCGAGTTTCTGTTCGAGTGCGAACTGAAAACCCGTGCGGTCTTGAATCGTTGA
- a CDS encoding 1,2-dihydroxy-3-keto-5-methylthiopentene dioxygenase, whose amino-acid sequence MSCLSVYHVSSPEVPNKVLTHLEDIASTLAEHGVAFDRWQASAPITPGASQEEVINAYRTQIDKLMTERGYVTVDVVSLNSDHPQKAELRAKFLEEHRHGEDEVRFFVAGRGLFTLHIDDYVYAVLCEKNDLISVPAGTRHWFDMGEHPHFVAIRLFNNPEGWVANFTGEDIAGRFPRLDD is encoded by the coding sequence ATGAGCTGCCTGTCCGTTTACCACGTTTCCAGCCCTGAAGTGCCCAACAAAGTCCTGACCCACCTGGAAGATATCGCTTCGACCCTGGCCGAGCACGGTGTCGCTTTCGACCGCTGGCAGGCATCTGCACCGATTACGCCGGGCGCCAGTCAGGAAGAAGTGATCAACGCCTATCGCACCCAGATCGACAAGCTGATGACCGAACGCGGTTATGTCACTGTTGATGTGGTCAGCCTCAACAGCGACCACCCGCAAAAGGCCGAACTGCGCGCCAAGTTTCTTGAAGAGCATCGCCATGGCGAAGACGAAGTGCGTTTCTTCGTTGCCGGGCGTGGCCTGTTTACCCTGCATATCGATGATTACGTCTATGCCGTGCTCTGCGAAAAGAACGACCTGATCTCGGTGCCTGCCGGGACCCGCCACTGGTTCGATATGGGCGAGCATCCGCACTTCGTTGCCATTCGCCTGTTCAACAACCCGGAAGGCTGGGTGGCGAATTTCACCGGAGAAGATATCGCCGGCCGTTTTCCGCGGCTGGATGACTGA
- the mtnC gene encoding acireductone synthase: MSIKVILTDIEGTTSAVSFVFDVLFPFAAKHLPDFVRQNAEKPLVAAQLQAVRQDSNEPDADVERVIGILLDWIAQDRKATPLKALQGMVWEQGYNGGQLKGHVYPDAVEALKRWHEEGYKLYVYSSGSIQAQQLIFGCSQAGDLSGLFSGYFDTTSGPKREEQSYRTITAAIGCPAEEILFLSDIVEELDAARAAGMATCGLVRAGGELPGHVSVEDFAAIAPEKF, encoded by the coding sequence ATGTCCATCAAAGTTATCCTCACGGATATCGAAGGCACCACCAGTGCAGTGAGCTTCGTGTTCGATGTGCTGTTCCCGTTCGCTGCAAAGCATTTGCCCGACTTTGTCCGCCAGAACGCCGAAAAGCCTTTGGTAGCGGCGCAATTGCAGGCTGTTCGCCAGGACAGCAACGAGCCTGATGCCGATGTCGAGCGGGTTATCGGGATTCTGCTCGACTGGATTGCCCAGGATCGCAAGGCCACGCCACTCAAGGCCTTGCAGGGCATGGTCTGGGAGCAGGGCTATAACGGCGGGCAACTCAAGGGGCATGTCTACCCGGATGCCGTCGAAGCACTCAAGCGCTGGCATGAGGAGGGTTATAAACTTTATGTCTATTCCTCAGGCTCCATCCAGGCTCAGCAACTGATATTCGGTTGTTCGCAGGCGGGCGATCTGTCCGGCCTGTTCAGTGGCTATTTCGACACCACGTCCGGCCCCAAGCGCGAGGAGCAATCCTACCGCACCATCACCGCCGCCATCGGCTGCCCGGCCGAAGAGATTCTGTTCCTGTCGGACATCGTCGAAGAACTGGATGCCGCACGAGCGGCAGGCATGGCGACATGCGGTCTGGTACGCGCTGGCGGCGAACTGCCGGGGCATGTATCCGTAGAGGATTTCGCCGCGATTGCTCCCGAAAAGTTCTGA
- a CDS encoding helix-turn-helix transcriptional regulator, producing the protein MCSARTVNTTMGLLIQQMVSSIAEDDGQVAIENALQWLRQECRCERAMFYQFKGPLLLTFITSNVEDVWGDIYRNHRMLTEDPVIRCYRNTQGFVDWREAFKQYQAPDCYNAAVEACQLLPALSYGYSSHCRGVSGVTSVCTLSAMQRATTTEDRYLLSSLVPVLHTVGRGTRLRSHGLTVKELEILQWARDGKTAWEIALIREVSEATIKYHFKMIYSKLGVANRAQAVGEALCRGLIK; encoded by the coding sequence ATGTGCAGTGCCAGGACAGTAAATACAACGATGGGTTTATTGATACAGCAGATGGTCAGCAGTATTGCCGAGGACGATGGTCAGGTGGCTATCGAAAATGCACTTCAGTGGCTCAGGCAGGAGTGCCGGTGCGAGCGTGCAATGTTCTATCAGTTCAAGGGCCCGTTATTGCTGACGTTCATCACTTCCAATGTCGAGGATGTCTGGGGAGATATCTATCGAAACCATCGCATGCTGACGGAAGATCCGGTTATCCGCTGTTATCGCAATACACAGGGCTTTGTCGATTGGCGCGAGGCGTTCAAGCAGTATCAGGCGCCTGATTGCTACAACGCCGCGGTTGAAGCCTGCCAATTGCTGCCGGCCTTGTCCTACGGGTACTCCAGCCATTGTCGGGGTGTCAGTGGCGTGACGTCGGTATGTACCTTGAGCGCGATGCAGCGTGCCACGACCACCGAGGACCGATACCTGCTTAGCAGTCTGGTCCCTGTGCTCCATACGGTCGGCAGGGGAACCAGACTCCGTTCCCATGGCCTGACTGTGAAGGAGCTGGAAATCCTGCAGTGGGCACGTGATGGCAAGACGGCTTGGGAAATTGCCTTGATCCGCGAGGTGTCCGAGGCCACGATCAAATATCACTTCAAGATGATCTACAGCAAGCTCGGGGTCGCCAATCGGGCTCAGGCGGTGGGGGAAGCTCTGTGTCGAGGCCTGATCAAATGA
- a CDS encoding DUF3509 domain-containing protein: MSFIQEKFASVFSSYTVTTQPRPDGGVLLSLRDNEGKQIRRSISYAQLHTPVQLEWVISAIRRDLAAQASELPAITMLQSQQRFDLPTYHTR, from the coding sequence ATGTCTTTTATCCAAGAAAAATTCGCATCCGTATTCTCCAGCTACACAGTGACCACTCAGCCTCGTCCTGACGGTGGTGTGCTACTGTCCTTGCGCGATAACGAAGGCAAACAGATCCGTCGTTCCATCTCTTACGCACAACTGCACACACCTGTTCAGCTTGAGTGGGTCATCAGCGCCATTCGCCGTGACCTGGCAGCCCAGGCCAGTGAACTGCCTGCAATCACTATGTTGCAAAGCCAGCAGCGTTTTGACCTGCCGACCTATCACACCCGCTGA
- a CDS encoding ankyrin repeat domain-containing protein, with amino-acid sequence MTDPGTHAPKTMTDDEAAEFAEQVFEVARQGDALMLSRLLEKGLPVNLRNHKGDTLLMLASYYGQQDAVRVLLEHKADPQIRNDNGQSPIAGAAFKGDLAVVKLLVESGADVEGASADGRTALMMAAMFNRSEIVDYLIGKGANPHARDAKGVNALAAAQAMGATETAAQLSKLMV; translated from the coding sequence ATGACCGATCCAGGCACCCATGCCCCGAAAACCATGACTGATGATGAAGCTGCCGAGTTCGCCGAGCAGGTCTTCGAAGTCGCCCGGCAAGGTGATGCGCTGATGCTGAGCCGGCTGCTGGAGAAGGGGCTGCCTGTCAATCTGCGCAATCACAAGGGCGATACGCTGCTGATGCTCGCCAGTTACTACGGTCAGCAGGACGCCGTGCGTGTGCTGCTTGAACACAAGGCCGACCCGCAGATCCGTAATGACAATGGCCAGAGCCCGATTGCCGGTGCTGCGTTCAAGGGAGATCTTGCGGTCGTCAAACTCCTGGTCGAGTCGGGTGCGGACGTGGAGGGGGCTTCGGCGGACGGTCGGACTGCTCTGATGATGGCCGCCATGTTCAACCGCAGCGAAATCGTCGATTACCTGATCGGCAAAGGCGCCAACCCCCATGCCCGCGACGCCAAGGGCGTCAACGCCTTGGCGGCCGCCCAGGCGATGGGCGCAACGGAAACCGCCGCTCAGTTGAGCAAACTGATGGTTTAA
- a CDS encoding ZIP family metal transporter — protein MQTPLQPRTLWATWSAQLQTSPWVSLGFLLALIIVLGLGAASLYNAFFGTNQSNLTYALIGGSAGFGATALGAVMAVAFRNISQRTQDIMLGFAAGMMLAASSFSLILPGLAAAREITGNGPFAAATVVSGLGLGVLLMLGLDRFTPHEHESVGRQGPDSDRINRVWLFVLAITLHNLPEGMAIGVSFAGGDMNVGMPLTTAIAIQDIPEGLAIALALRATGLSAFKAMLVAIGSGLMEPLGSLVGLGISSGFAIAYPLSLGLAAGAMIFVVSHEVIPETHRNGHQTSATLGLMLGFGVMMFLDTALG, from the coding sequence ATGCAAACACCCTTGCAACCCCGCACACTCTGGGCGACATGGTCGGCTCAACTACAGACCAGCCCATGGGTAAGCCTGGGATTTCTCCTGGCGCTGATCATCGTGCTGGGCCTGGGGGCCGCCAGTCTCTATAACGCCTTCTTCGGGACCAATCAGAGCAATCTGACCTACGCCCTGATCGGCGGTTCGGCAGGCTTCGGGGCCACGGCGCTGGGCGCGGTCATGGCTGTCGCCTTCCGCAACATCAGCCAGCGCACCCAGGACATCATGCTCGGTTTTGCTGCCGGAATGATGCTGGCCGCCAGCTCCTTTTCGCTGATTTTGCCGGGGCTGGCCGCAGCCCGGGAGATTACCGGCAATGGCCCGTTCGCTGCCGCCACCGTGGTTTCCGGTCTGGGTCTTGGGGTGCTGTTGATGCTCGGCCTGGACCGCTTCACTCCCCATGAACACGAAAGCGTCGGCCGGCAGGGACCTGATTCCGACCGTATCAACCGGGTCTGGCTGTTCGTACTGGCAATCACCCTGCACAACCTGCCGGAAGGCATGGCCATTGGCGTCAGCTTTGCCGGTGGCGATATGAATGTGGGCATGCCACTGACCACCGCCATTGCCATCCAGGATATTCCCGAAGGCCTGGCCATTGCCCTGGCGTTGCGGGCAACCGGCCTTTCGGCATTCAAGGCCATGCTGGTGGCAATCGGCTCAGGCCTGATGGAGCCCCTGGGCTCGCTGGTCGGCCTGGGGATTTCCAGCGGTTTTGCGATTGCCTACCCGCTGAGCCTTGGCCTGGCAGCAGGTGCGATGATTTTCGTGGTGTCCCACGAAGTCATCCCGGAAACCCACCGCAACGGCCACCAGACCTCAGCCACACTGGGCCTGATGCTGGGCTTCGGAGTGATGATGTTCCTGGATACCGCCCTGGGTTAG
- a CDS encoding PLDc N-terminal domain-containing protein, with protein sequence MGSTFNSLIGLIILALDIWAIINVLKSSAGTGAKILWILLILLLPVLGLIIWAIAGPRGNVRI encoded by the coding sequence ATGGGCTCCACTTTCAATAGCCTGATCGGCTTGATCATTCTTGCTCTGGATATCTGGGCCATCATCAATGTACTGAAAAGCAGTGCTGGCACCGGGGCGAAAATCCTCTGGATACTGCTGATCCTGTTGCTGCCGGTATTGGGGCTGATCATCTGGGCCATTGCCGGACCGCGGGGCAATGTCCGTATCTGA
- the speE gene encoding polyamine aminopropyltransferase — protein MSDYQETLYEGYGQRFRMEKMLHEVRTEHQHLVIFQNPRMGRVMALDGVIQTTEADEFIYHEMLTHVPILAHGAAKRVLIIGGGDGGMLREVAKHMSVEHITMVEIDATVVEMCKEFLPNHSNGAFDDSRLNLVIDDGMRFVATTEEKFDVIISDSTDPIGPGEVLFSENFYQACHRCLNENGILVTQNGTPFMQLSGVQTTAGRMNGLFADWHFYQAAIPTYIGGAMTFAWGSTNTAYRKLPLETLRQRFVGSGIVTRYYNPEIHIGAFALPQYVLQAVGKPSND, from the coding sequence ATGAGCGATTATCAGGAAACGTTATACGAAGGCTATGGCCAACGCTTTCGTATGGAAAAAATGCTGCACGAAGTCCGTACGGAACATCAGCATCTGGTGATTTTCCAGAACCCGCGCATGGGCCGGGTCATGGCGCTGGATGGCGTTATCCAGACCACCGAGGCCGATGAGTTCATCTATCACGAGATGCTGACCCATGTGCCGATCCTGGCTCATGGCGCTGCCAAGCGCGTATTGATCATTGGTGGTGGCGATGGTGGCATGCTGCGCGAAGTCGCCAAGCACATGAGCGTCGAACACATCACCATGGTCGAGATCGACGCTACCGTGGTGGAAATGTGCAAGGAGTTCCTGCCCAATCACTCCAACGGTGCCTTCGATGACTCGCGCCTGAACCTGGTGATTGACGACGGCATGCGTTTCGTCGCGACCACCGAAGAGAAGTTCGACGTGATCATTTCCGACTCCACCGACCCGATCGGGCCGGGTGAAGTGCTGTTCTCGGAAAACTTCTATCAGGCCTGCCATCGCTGCCTGAACGAAAACGGCATCCTGGTTACCCAGAACGGCACACCGTTCATGCAACTGAGCGGCGTACAGACGACTGCTGGCCGTATGAATGGTCTGTTCGCGGACTGGCATTTCTATCAGGCGGCAATCCCCACCTACATCGGTGGCGCGATGACCTTCGCCTGGGGTTCCACCAATACCGCCTATCGCAAGTTGCCACTGGAAACCCTGCGTCAGCGCTTTGTCGGCAGCGGTATTGTTACTCGCTATTACAACCCGGAAATCCACATCGGCGCGTTCGCCTTGCCGCAGTACGTGCTGCAGGCAGTGGGCAAACCCAGCAACGACTGA
- a CDS encoding LTA synthase family protein gives MANTDAQIHRQALSRLQHPTVKSHLAYILLSGLTLMVMYTLLRIGLLVYNREMIGETPASTFIEALFNGMRFDLRLTIYLLIPLMLSLFSVRAMAARGFFRFWLTLVGSITLFLGLMEMDFYREFHQRLNGLVFQYVKEDPKTVLSMLWYGFPVVRYLLAWALVTWLLSLVFKGIDRVTRPRREFSVGSGSNRSIAPWYMRVGVFFVVLVIAVISARGTLRQGPPLRWGDAYTTESNFANQLGLNGTLTLITAAKSRMSEDRDNIWKATLPQPEAQQVVRDMLLTSHDQLIDPNIAAVRRDFTPPAENTLPIRNVVVILMESFAGHSVGALGDKANITPYFDKLSKEGLLFDHFFSNGTHTHQGMFATMACFPNLPGFEYLMQTPEGSHKLSGLPQLLSAGRNYDDVYVYNGNFAWDNQSGFFSNQGMTNFVGREDFVNPVFSDPTWGVSDQDMFDRGAEELKARQNGKPFYALLQTLSNHTPYALPENLPVERVTGHGSLDEHLTAMRYSDWALGQFFEKAKKEPYFKNTLFVVLGDHGFGNKMQLTEMDLGRFNVPLLLIGPGVQEKFGQRSSIVGTQVDVVPTIMGRLGGQTRNQCWGRDLLNLPEGDKGFGVIKPSGSEQVVAIIHGNRILIEPTELPAKVMTYTLGANPHAEVVPDAPDTAELKQKLESFLQTATKSLLDNTAGVEASKNRN, from the coding sequence ATGGCTAACACGGACGCCCAGATTCATCGGCAAGCTTTGTCCCGTCTGCAACACCCAACCGTCAAGTCACACCTGGCCTACATCCTGCTCAGCGGCCTGACCCTGATGGTGATGTACACCCTGCTGCGTATCGGATTGCTGGTCTACAACCGTGAAATGATTGGCGAGACGCCAGCGTCGACCTTTATCGAAGCGTTGTTCAACGGCATGCGTTTCGACCTGCGTCTGACGATCTATCTGCTCATTCCTCTGATGCTGTCGCTGTTCAGTGTCCGGGCCATGGCTGCACGGGGTTTCTTCCGGTTCTGGCTGACCCTGGTCGGCAGCATCACGCTGTTCCTCGGCCTGATGGAAATGGACTTCTATCGTGAGTTCCACCAGCGCCTGAACGGTCTGGTGTTCCAGTACGTGAAGGAAGACCCGAAGACCGTTCTGAGCATGCTCTGGTACGGTTTCCCGGTGGTTCGTTATCTGCTGGCATGGGCACTGGTCACCTGGTTGTTGAGCCTGGTGTTCAAGGGCATCGACCGCGTGACTCGTCCGCGTCGCGAATTCAGCGTTGGCAGTGGCAGCAATCGCTCGATTGCGCCCTGGTACATGCGCGTCGGCGTGTTCTTCGTCGTGCTGGTCATTGCCGTCATTTCTGCCCGTGGCACCTTGCGTCAAGGCCCGCCGCTGCGTTGGGGCGATGCTTACACCACCGAATCGAACTTCGCCAACCAGTTGGGCCTCAACGGCACGCTGACGCTGATCACGGCCGCGAAAAGCCGCATGTCCGAAGACCGCGACAATATCTGGAAAGCCACCTTGCCTCAGCCTGAGGCACAGCAGGTCGTGCGCGACATGCTGCTGACCAGCCATGACCAGTTGATCGATCCGAACATTGCGGCAGTACGTCGTGATTTCACGCCGCCAGCTGAAAACACGCTGCCAATCCGCAACGTTGTGGTCATCCTGATGGAAAGCTTCGCAGGCCACTCGGTCGGCGCTCTGGGCGATAAAGCCAACATCACGCCTTACTTCGACAAACTGTCCAAGGAAGGCCTGCTGTTCGATCACTTCTTCTCCAACGGCACCCACACCCACCAGGGCATGTTCGCTACCATGGCGTGCTTCCCGAACCTGCCGGGCTTCGAGTACCTGATGCAGACGCCTGAAGGCAGCCACAAGCTGTCGGGCCTGCCGCAACTGCTCAGCGCCGGGCGCAACTACGACGATGTCTATGTCTACAACGGCAACTTTGCCTGGGACAACCAGTCGGGTTTCTTCAGCAACCAGGGCATGACCAACTTTGTCGGTCGTGAAGACTTCGTCAACCCGGTGTTCTCCGATCCGACCTGGGGTGTTTCCGACCAGGACATGTTCGACCGTGGCGCCGAGGAACTGAAAGCCCGCCAGAACGGCAAGCCGTTCTATGCCTTGCTGCAGACCCTGTCCAACCACACGCCTTATGCCTTGCCGGAAAACCTGCCGGTTGAGCGCGTGACAGGCCATGGTTCGCTGGACGAGCATTTGACCGCCATGCGTTATTCCGACTGGGCACTGGGGCAATTCTTCGAGAAGGCCAAGAAAGAGCCTTACTTCAAGAACACCCTGTTCGTGGTGCTGGGCGACCATGGGTTTGGCAACAAGATGCAACTGACCGAAATGGACCTGGGCCGCTTCAACGTGCCATTGCTGTTGATCGGGCCAGGCGTGCAGGAGAAATTCGGCCAGCGCAGCAGCATCGTGGGTACCCAGGTCGATGTGGTGCCGACCATCATGGGCCGTCTGGGTGGTCAGACCCGCAACCAGTGCTGGGGACGCGACCTGCTGAACCTGCCTGAAGGGGACAAGGGCTTTGGTGTGATCAAGCCGTCGGGCAGCGAGCAGGTGGTCGCCATCATCCATGGCAACCGTATCCTGATCGAACCTACGGAACTGCCTGCCAAGGTCATGACCTACACCCTGGGTGCAAACCCGCATGCCGAAGTGGTGCCCGATGCTCCGGACACGGCCGAGCTGAAGCAGAAGCTGGAAAGCTTCCTGCAGACCGCGACCAAGAGCCTTCTGGATAACACCGCCGGTGTAGAGGCCAGCAAGAACCGCAACTGA
- a CDS encoding ribonuclease E inhibitor RraB, producing MSTAYQEDISSHVLRRMKEGGFDFARTYPIEFYAVFPDEERARQAAGQFRGESINTQINVRDDGAWHLQLSKVMYATYDGIGDFEHDFQNVISPMDGEVEGWGVTAEVRRLHA from the coding sequence ATGAGCACAGCCTATCAAGAGGACATCAGCAGTCATGTACTGCGCCGCATGAAAGAAGGCGGTTTTGACTTTGCACGTACCTATCCTATCGAGTTCTACGCCGTCTTCCCGGATGAGGAACGGGCGCGGCAGGCTGCAGGACAATTTCGTGGTGAATCCATCAATACCCAGATCAACGTGCGTGACGACGGTGCGTGGCACTTGCAATTGAGCAAGGTGATGTATGCCACCTATGACGGCATCGGCGACTTCGAGCATGACTTCCAGAACGTGATCTCGCCGATGGACGGTGAGGTTGAAGGATGGGGCGTCACAGCGGAGGTCAGAAGACTCCACGCATGA
- a CDS encoding circularly permuted type 2 ATP-grasp protein → MIRTFYDEMYDAGGQVRPHYREFARWLGDTPPELLAQRRREADLLFHRAGITFTLYGDEQGTERLIPFDTIPRSIPASEWRVVERGCIQRVKALNMFLADLYHDQRIIKAGIIPAEQVLANEQYQLAMQGLNLHRDLYSHISGVDLVRDGDGTYYVLEDNLRTPSGVSYMLEDRKMMMRLFPELFAAQRIAPIDHYPNLLLDTLKSSSHLDNPSVVVLTPGRFNSAFFEHAFLAREMGVELVEGADLFVRDDRVFMRTTDGPKAVDVIYRRLDDAFLDPLAFNPDSMLGVPGLLSAYRSGNVVLANAIGTGVADDKSIYPYVTDMIRFYLDEEPILKNVPTWQCRKPEELSHVLANLGDLVVKETQGSGGYGMLVGPAATAAEIEAFRARLKAKPHAYIAQPTLSLSTCPTFVENGIAPRHIDLRPFVLSGRETRVVPGGLTRVALREGSLVVNSSQGGGTKDTWVVED, encoded by the coding sequence ATGATCCGCACCTTTTATGACGAGATGTACGACGCTGGCGGCCAGGTCCGCCCGCATTACCGGGAATTTGCCCGCTGGTTGGGTGATACGCCCCCTGAGCTTCTGGCTCAGCGTCGGCGTGAAGCCGACCTGTTGTTTCATCGCGCCGGGATCACGTTCACGCTCTATGGTGACGAGCAGGGGACCGAAAGACTGATCCCCTTCGATACGATTCCGCGCAGCATTCCGGCCAGTGAATGGCGGGTTGTGGAGCGCGGCTGCATTCAGCGCGTCAAGGCGCTGAACATGTTTCTCGCGGACCTGTACCACGATCAACGGATCATCAAGGCGGGGATCATTCCCGCCGAGCAGGTTCTGGCCAACGAGCAATATCAGTTGGCAATGCAAGGTCTGAACCTGCATCGCGACCTGTATTCGCACATTTCCGGGGTCGACCTGGTACGCGACGGCGATGGCACGTATTACGTGCTTGAAGACAACCTGCGTACCCCGAGCGGCGTGAGCTACATGCTCGAAGACCGCAAGATGATGATGCGCCTGTTCCCGGAGCTGTTCGCCGCGCAACGCATTGCTCCCATCGACCACTACCCGAATCTGTTGCTCGACACCCTCAAGAGTTCGAGCCATCTGGACAATCCGAGCGTGGTGGTTCTGACGCCGGGTCGCTTCAATAGCGCCTTTTTCGAGCACGCCTTTCTGGCGCGTGAGATGGGTGTCGAACTGGTGGAAGGTGCGGATCTTTTCGTGCGCGATGATCGCGTCTTCATGCGCACCACCGACGGCCCGAAAGCCGTTGATGTGATCTACCGCCGTCTGGACGATGCTTTCCTGGATCCGCTGGCCTTCAACCCGGATTCGATGCTCGGCGTGCCGGGCCTGCTGTCGGCCTACCGTTCCGGCAATGTGGTCCTGGCCAATGCCATCGGCACTGGCGTTGCGGACGACAAGTCGATCTATCCGTATGTGACGGACATGATCCGTTTCTATCTGGATGAAGAGCCGATCCTCAAGAACGTGCCGACCTGGCAGTGCCGCAAGCCTGAAGAGCTGTCCCATGTGCTGGCCAATCTGGGTGATCTGGTGGTCAAGGAAACCCAGGGTTCCGGCGGTTACGGGATGCTGGTCGGTCCTGCAGCGACCGCTGCGGAAATCGAAGCCTTCCGTGCCCGTCTCAAAGCCAAGCCACACGCATATATCGCCCAACCGACCTTGTCCCTGTCGACCTGTCCGACCTTCGTCGAGAACGGTATCGCCCCGCGACATATCGACTTGCGTCCATTTGTCCTTTCCGGCCGCGAAACCCGCGTTGTGCCTGGCGGGCTTACCCGAGTAGCGTTGCGTGAAGGCTCGCTGGTGGTGAACTCGTCGCAGGGTGGTGGAACCAAGGACACCTGGGTGGTCGAGGATTAA